A region from the Gemmatimonadota bacterium genome encodes:
- a CDS encoding asparagine synthetase B — protein MTRRTRWAIGCLLAMAIPLHVSGQSTLVPMDQAQANHLRAYGLTYWALEQGLKAEWLLNYRGGSFLMPDAEVVRKQAALLGVSVERISAGQEATIRGTIAQSNMESVPLEKAPKVAIYTPPNSTPWDDAVTMALDYAQIPYDKIWDAEVMRGRLTDYEWLHLHHEDFTGQYSKFYLTYAGAPWLQDEVARNQEVATELGFPSVPELKKGVARAIREFVERGGFLFAMCSATETLDLALAAENVDIAAAFSDGTPADPRANAKMDWNKALAFADAEVQLAPSVNAFSDIDGHQVNTPWRHELGAFTLFDFSAKFDPVATMLTQNHEAVIPDFYGVTTSFAKKRLKPGTTILAEEGDWAKYVHGTYGEGTWTFYGGHDPEDPEHQIGDAPTDLALHPNSAAYRLILNNVLFPAAKKKKLKT, from the coding sequence ATGACCCGACGGACGCGCTGGGCGATCGGCTGCCTGTTGGCCATGGCCATCCCGTTGCACGTCTCCGGTCAGTCGACGCTCGTCCCGATGGACCAAGCGCAGGCCAATCACCTGCGAGCCTATGGTCTCACGTACTGGGCGCTGGAACAGGGTCTGAAGGCGGAGTGGCTGCTGAACTACCGGGGCGGCTCCTTTCTCATGCCCGACGCGGAGGTGGTGCGCAAGCAGGCGGCGCTTCTGGGCGTGAGCGTCGAGCGCATCAGCGCGGGCCAGGAGGCCACCATCCGCGGGACCATCGCGCAGAGCAACATGGAGTCCGTGCCCCTGGAGAAGGCGCCCAAGGTCGCGATCTACACGCCACCCAATTCCACCCCGTGGGACGACGCCGTGACCATGGCGTTGGACTACGCCCAGATCCCGTACGACAAGATCTGGGACGCGGAGGTGATGCGTGGTCGGCTGACGGACTACGAATGGCTCCATCTGCACCACGAGGACTTCACCGGGCAATATTCCAAGTTCTACCTCACCTACGCAGGGGCCCCCTGGCTGCAGGACGAAGTGGCGCGCAACCAGGAGGTGGCGACCGAGCTCGGGTTCCCCTCGGTGCCGGAGTTGAAGAAGGGCGTGGCGCGCGCCATCCGCGAGTTCGTCGAGCGAGGGGGCTTCCTCTTCGCGATGTGCTCCGCAACCGAGACGCTCGATCTGGCCCTTGCCGCCGAGAACGTCGACATCGCGGCGGCCTTCTCCGACGGCACGCCGGCTGATCCGCGCGCAAACGCCAAGATGGACTGGAACAAGGCCCTGGCCTTCGCGGACGCGGAGGTACAGCTGGCTCCCTCGGTGAACGCCTTCAGCGACATCGACGGGCACCAGGTCAACACTCCGTGGCGTCACGAGCTGGGCGCGTTCACCTTGTTCGACTTCTCCGCGAAGTTCGATCCGGTGGCGACCATGCTCACGCAGAACCACGAGGCGGTCATTCCGGACTTCTACGGTGTCACCACGTCGTTCGCGAAGAAGCGCTTGAAGCCCGGCACCACGATCCTCGCCGAGGAGGGGGACTGGGCCAAGTACGTGCACGGCACCTACGGCGAAGGCACCTGGACCTTCTATGGCGGGCACGATCCCGAGGACCCCGAGCACCAGATCGGCGACGCGCCCACCGACCTGGCACTCCATCCGAACTCCGCCGCCTACCGCCTCATCCTCAACAACGTCCTCTTCCCGGCCGCGAAGAAGAAGAAGCTCAAGACGTGA
- a CDS encoding helicase C-terminal domain-containing protein, which yields MSGELRLSPEAAERVRAEIRKAGGREVCFIAHVDETRLVHDPRAVARGNYEAVLVAARDARSGDVMIHNHPSGTLEPSEADFGVAARLYDMGLGTAITDNDASRLYVVVEPPTPKVRVPLDPDALEALLGPEGPLAEAHPNFEDRPGQREVLRTLAERFNERGVALVEAGTGTGKSLAYLIPAAVWALENEERTIVSTNTINLQEQLVEKDLPLVARVLGRELRWALVKGRGNYVSLRRARLASESVQSLFDDDRSDEIDRLLAWTEVTQDGSLSDLPFSPSPELWEEVQSDADVCLRAKCPHFQTCFYQRSRRRAAAAELLVVNHHLLFTDLSVRRATDNYTQAAVLPPYRHVILDEAHNVEDAATAHLGVSTSRIGIIRVLARLESRGRGLLRAVGDEAGGSEEADQVRDLIEDRVRPALSTARSWFNALVDAVDAALPFQESALRLGVSPLGELSDVEAVREALDGTVVGLAELGRHLARMRALIDEREELSERLTGRLLDLQSVERRVDTVASALRTVLDPSAGDADYVRWVERKGRLPRGNLVFAAAPVDVGPLLRASLFEKVDSAALLSATLTTDTGFRFLRSRIGLEDGVLEDQRVVVEHVAPSPFDFPSQSLLTVPTDHAAPDTGSDNFQRETAEWIQQLARLSGGGVLALFTSHRSLRKVAELLREAGCERRWPLFVQGEDDRSRLLDRFRDARNGVLLGTASFWEGVDVPGEPLRALLLEKLPFRVPSEPVTAARLEALEARGRNSFQEFMLPHAALRLKQGFGRLIRSRKDRGAVVLLDSRVLTRRYGRSLRAALPPAPLLKGLRWEVERALKDFYAEGSGPSLHAPTVVFESGPDD from the coding sequence GTGAGCGGCGAGCTCCGCCTGTCTCCCGAGGCAGCCGAGCGCGTTCGGGCAGAGATCCGCAAAGCCGGCGGGCGCGAGGTCTGCTTCATCGCCCACGTCGACGAGACCCGCCTGGTCCACGACCCCAGGGCGGTTGCCCGTGGGAACTACGAAGCGGTTCTGGTGGCGGCCCGCGACGCCCGCTCGGGCGATGTAATGATCCACAACCATCCCAGCGGCACGCTGGAGCCTTCCGAAGCCGACTTCGGCGTGGCGGCCCGCCTGTACGACATGGGCTTGGGAACGGCCATCACAGACAACGACGCCTCCCGACTCTACGTCGTCGTCGAGCCTCCCACGCCCAAAGTGCGCGTGCCCCTCGATCCAGACGCCCTGGAGGCCCTGCTGGGACCGGAGGGGCCCTTGGCCGAGGCTCACCCCAACTTCGAGGACCGGCCCGGTCAGCGTGAGGTGCTGCGCACCCTCGCAGAGCGGTTCAACGAGCGCGGCGTGGCCCTGGTCGAGGCGGGGACAGGGACCGGCAAGTCCCTCGCCTACCTGATTCCGGCGGCGGTGTGGGCGCTCGAAAACGAAGAGCGTACGATCGTCTCCACCAACACGATCAACCTGCAGGAACAACTTGTCGAAAAGGACCTGCCGCTGGTGGCCCGGGTGCTGGGGCGGGAGCTTCGCTGGGCACTCGTGAAGGGGCGGGGCAACTACGTTTCATTGCGCCGCGCCCGCCTGGCCTCGGAGAGCGTGCAATCGCTGTTCGACGACGACCGTAGTGACGAGATCGACCGACTGCTCGCCTGGACCGAGGTGACGCAGGACGGGAGCCTGTCGGACCTGCCGTTTTCCCCCAGCCCCGAGTTGTGGGAGGAGGTCCAGAGCGACGCCGACGTTTGCTTGCGCGCCAAGTGCCCCCACTTCCAGACCTGCTTCTACCAGCGGTCCCGGCGGCGGGCCGCTGCCGCCGAGCTGTTGGTGGTCAATCACCATCTGCTCTTCACCGATCTGAGCGTGCGCAGGGCCACCGACAACTACACGCAGGCAGCGGTGCTGCCGCCCTACCGCCACGTCATCCTGGACGAGGCGCACAACGTGGAGGATGCCGCCACCGCGCACCTGGGGGTCAGCACCAGCAGGATCGGAATCATCCGGGTGCTGGCTCGACTGGAGAGCCGCGGCCGCGGACTGCTGCGCGCCGTGGGAGACGAGGCGGGTGGGTCGGAGGAAGCGGACCAGGTGCGCGACCTGATCGAAGACCGCGTACGTCCGGCCCTGTCCACGGCGAGGTCCTGGTTCAATGCGCTGGTCGATGCCGTCGATGCTGCGCTGCCCTTCCAGGAGAGCGCGCTCCGGCTGGGCGTATCCCCGCTCGGCGAGCTTTCCGACGTGGAAGCGGTACGGGAGGCGCTGGACGGCACCGTGGTGGGGCTCGCGGAGCTGGGCCGCCACCTGGCGCGGATGCGGGCGTTGATCGACGAGCGCGAGGAACTGAGCGAGCGACTGACCGGGCGGCTGCTCGACCTGCAGAGCGTGGAGCGGCGGGTCGACACCGTCGCCTCGGCGCTGCGTACGGTCCTGGACCCGAGTGCCGGAGATGCGGACTACGTGCGCTGGGTCGAGCGCAAGGGCCGTCTTCCCCGCGGAAACCTGGTGTTTGCGGCCGCGCCCGTCGACGTAGGCCCGCTGCTGCGCGCCTCGCTCTTCGAGAAAGTGGACTCCGCGGCGCTCTTGTCCGCCACTCTGACCACCGACACGGGGTTCCGCTTCCTGCGATCGCGCATCGGACTGGAAGATGGGGTGCTCGAAGACCAGCGCGTGGTGGTGGAGCACGTAGCACCCTCGCCCTTCGACTTCCCCAGCCAGAGCCTGCTCACGGTTCCCACCGATCATGCTGCGCCGGATACCGGGTCGGACAACTTCCAACGCGAAACGGCCGAGTGGATCCAGCAGCTCGCGCGTCTCTCCGGCGGGGGCGTGTTGGCGCTGTTCACCTCGCATCGCTCGTTGCGCAAAGTGGCCGAGTTGTTGCGGGAAGCCGGGTGCGAGCGTCGCTGGCCTCTTTTCGTGCAGGGGGAGGACGATCGCTCACGCCTGCTGGACCGCTTCCGTGACGCGCGCAACGGTGTGCTGCTGGGGACCGCGTCGTTCTGGGAGGGCGTCGACGTGCCGGGCGAGCCCCTGCGCGCCCTGCTTCTGGAGAAGCTCCCCTTCCGCGTGCCCAGCGAACCGGTGACCGCCGCGCGCCTGGAGGCCCTGGAGGCCCGAGGGCGCAACAGCTTCCAGGAGTTCATGCTCCCGCACGCAGCCCTGCGCCTGAAGCAGGGATTCGGGCGTTTGATCCGGTCCAGGAAGGACCGTGGCGCGGTGGTTCTCCTGGATTCTCGTGTCCTCACGCGCCGCTACGGCCGTTCGCTACGGGCGGCGCTGCCCCCGGCACCCCTTCTGAAAGGCCTGCGCTGGGAGGTGGAGCGGGCGCTCAAGGACTTCTACGCGGAGGGATCCGGACCCTCCCTCCACGCGCCCACGGTGGTTTTCGAGTCCGGGCCCGACGACTAG
- a CDS encoding fumarylacetoacetate hydrolase family protein, producing the protein MSTPSKIVCVGRNYLAHARELGNDVPSEPLIFLKPPSAIIEPGDVIRLPAGVGRVDFEGEIAFRVGRRATRVAASAWRGYVDGVLPANDVTARDLQRKDSQWTRAKGFDTFCALGPVVPIDGLDVDALTVITRVGSVERQRGCVADMAFPPPVLIEYITHIMTLEPGDLVLTGTPEGVGPLVAGDVVEVEIPGVGTLSNPVADALP; encoded by the coding sequence GTGAGCACGCCCAGCAAGATCGTCTGTGTGGGCCGCAACTACCTGGCTCACGCCCGCGAGCTCGGAAACGACGTCCCCTCCGAGCCGCTCATCTTCTTGAAGCCTCCGTCGGCGATCATCGAGCCCGGCGACGTGATTCGACTGCCCGCGGGCGTCGGCCGCGTGGACTTCGAAGGGGAGATCGCCTTCCGCGTGGGGCGGCGCGCAACGCGGGTGGCCGCCTCGGCCTGGCGGGGCTACGTCGATGGGGTGTTGCCCGCCAACGACGTGACCGCGCGCGACCTGCAGCGCAAGGACAGCCAGTGGACCCGGGCCAAGGGCTTCGACACGTTCTGCGCGTTGGGGCCCGTGGTGCCGATCGATGGGCTGGATGTGGACGCTCTGACCGTGATCACCCGTGTCGGTTCTGTGGAGCGCCAGAGGGGATGCGTTGCGGATATGGCGTTCCCGCCCCCGGTGCTCATCGAGTACATCACGCACATCATGACCCTGGAGCCCGGGGACCTCGTGCTGACCGGCACGCCCGAAGGGGTCGGCCCTCTGGTCGCGGGTGACGTGGTCGAAGTCGAGATCCCGGGAGTGGGAACGCTCTCCAACCCGGTCGCGGACGCTCTTCCTTGA
- a CDS encoding aminotransferase class I/II-fold pyridoxal phosphate-dependent enzyme, which yields MRFRQAYQALPGYPLAGIPETRRRLEAAGVDVIDLGAGDADLAPPDAVVERLREVAGQRAYGRYGFQLGLPAFREAVAHWMEQRFGTAFDPAAEVLPLIGSKEGIAHLPLAFLDPGDVGVVPDPGYQAYRGGVILAGGTPHAVPLRPEHDFLIPFERIPSEVVARVRILYLNYPNNPTAASAPRAYLEQAVEFCREHDIVLAHDHAYSEIAFDGYRPPSIFEIPGARDVALEFHSFSKTYNMTGWRLGWVAGSATLVGALTRVKTFMDTGSFLAIQAAGVAALESYHSWVPGNVAEFQMRRDGAVEALRSVGFELPTPKATMYLWIPVPGGRSDAAFAQEALEREGVVVLPGSSLGAGGEGFFRIALTVGRDRLSEAAERLGRLL from the coding sequence TTGAGGTTCCGGCAGGCCTACCAGGCGCTGCCCGGATACCCCCTGGCCGGCATTCCCGAGACGCGCCGACGCCTGGAAGCCGCCGGCGTCGACGTGATCGACCTGGGCGCCGGCGACGCCGATCTGGCCCCTCCTGATGCAGTGGTGGAGCGCTTGCGCGAGGTGGCTGGCCAACGAGCGTACGGGCGCTATGGCTTCCAGCTCGGGCTTCCGGCCTTTCGGGAGGCTGTCGCCCACTGGATGGAGCAGCGTTTCGGGACTGCCTTCGATCCCGCCGCCGAGGTCTTGCCGCTCATCGGCTCCAAAGAGGGCATTGCTCACCTCCCTTTGGCGTTCCTGGATCCGGGCGACGTCGGCGTCGTTCCGGATCCAGGGTATCAGGCCTACCGGGGTGGAGTGATCCTCGCCGGTGGGACGCCGCATGCCGTGCCGCTCCGACCCGAACATGATTTCCTGATCCCGTTCGAGCGCATCCCATCGGAGGTCGTGGCGCGGGTCCGCATCCTCTACCTCAACTATCCCAACAACCCGACGGCGGCGTCTGCACCCAGGGCCTACCTGGAGCAGGCCGTGGAGTTCTGTCGCGAGCACGATATCGTGTTGGCGCACGATCATGCGTACAGCGAGATCGCCTTCGACGGGTACCGTCCGCCCAGCATCTTCGAGATCCCGGGCGCGCGCGACGTCGCGTTGGAGTTCCATTCCTTCTCCAAGACCTACAACATGACCGGCTGGCGTCTTGGGTGGGTCGCGGGGTCTGCGACGCTGGTGGGTGCGCTGACTCGCGTGAAGACTTTCATGGACACGGGGTCGTTCCTCGCGATCCAGGCCGCGGGCGTGGCCGCGCTGGAGAGCTACCATTCGTGGGTCCCGGGCAACGTGGCCGAGTTCCAGATGCGCAGGGACGGCGCCGTCGAGGCCTTGCGTTCGGTCGGCTTCGAGCTGCCGACGCCCAAAGCAACCATGTACCTGTGGATCCCGGTCCCAGGAGGGCGCTCCGATGCGGCCTTCGCTCAGGAAGCGCTGGAGCGGGAGGGCGTCGTCGTGCTGCCGGGCTCGTCCCTGGGGGCCGGCGGTGAGGGCTTCTTCCGCATCGCCCTCACGGTGGGGCGGGATCGGCTGTCCGAAGCAGCGGAGCGCCTCGGCCGCCTGCTTTGA
- a CDS encoding BON domain-containing protein: protein MRQRDAALALLGLGVVAGFLAVVALRRTRAPGPDVSVLRERIVGIDEGVEIHDLGDGFFELTGEVATRARADRIEQAISGVEGVVGVVNRLWIV from the coding sequence GTGAGGCAACGCGACGCTGCCCTGGCCCTCCTGGGTCTGGGGGTCGTCGCCGGTTTCCTGGCGGTGGTGGCGCTACGCCGAACGCGCGCGCCTGGCCCGGACGTGTCGGTGCTCCGGGAGCGGATCGTGGGGATCGACGAGGGAGTGGAGATCCACGACCTGGGTGACGGGTTCTTCGAGCTGACCGGCGAGGTCGCCACTCGTGCGCGGGCGGATCGGATCGAGCAGGCCATCTCCGGCGTGGAGGGGGTGGTCGGGGTGGTCAACCGGCTCTGGATCGTCTAG
- a CDS encoding valine--tRNA ligase, producing the protein MSEELPKRLDPKAIEGPLYAAWEAAGYFHVPASAVDRSAGESPYVIVIPPPNVTAVLHMGHGLNNTIQDVLIRWQRMTGRPTLWVPGTDHAGIATQNVVERQLKSEGLTRDDLGREAFVERVWTFVRDTEQRILGQLRAIGSSCDWTRTRFTLDEGLSRAVRTVFVELFERGLIYRGEYIINWCPRCLTALSNEEAEGEEVEGALYHLRYPLAAEAAESARLAAEAGAAAIVRLDDGRWALTVSTTRPETMLGDTAVAVHSGDERYRALVGAQVELPLTGRTIPIVADSAVDPEFGTGMVKVTPAHDLSDFEIAQRTGAELLNVMTPDAHLNELVPAAFQGLDRFEARTAVIEAFKAQGLFAGSEVHRHSVPHCYRCHTVVEPRLSEQWFVRMKPLAEPALQASRDGTVTFTPEHWQRVYEHWMENIRDWCISRQLWWGHRIPAWYCDDCDGTTVSVETPDACRHCGGARLSQDADVLDTWFSSWLWPFSTLGWPDDTEDLRAFYPGSTLVTGPDILFFWVARMIMAGYAFLGETPFRSVYLNGIVRDRQGRKLSKSLGNGIDPLEVVDLFGADALRFTLINSAAVGTDIYLDHEDLEASFAPGRNFANKVWNAGRFALMNLGEDPVRPVEDVAADLEGADRWILSRLQGAAAGITREMERYRLKEVADQAYHFFWGDLADWYLELVKPRLRADADPANREAARATLVHVLDGALRLLHPLVPFVTEALWARLPRPQGRPTPPALIVAPWPAPEEAWADEDAEQRFGELQELVVTVRSLRKEYGVPEGQPVPVRVAGERAAAMVDGAHREGAALARLGGIAELSEAPGAGVGASAVLHNGVEVFVPLEGLIDLDRERERLQAEIERLRAQHRQTAAKLDNASFVERAPAEVVAREREKAARFHDQAETLELKLRALTTS; encoded by the coding sequence GTGTCGGAGGAACTCCCGAAGCGCCTCGATCCCAAGGCCATCGAGGGGCCGCTCTACGCCGCCTGGGAGGCGGCCGGGTACTTCCATGTCCCTGCCTCGGCGGTCGATCGCTCCGCCGGCGAGTCACCCTACGTCATCGTCATTCCCCCACCGAACGTCACGGCGGTGCTCCACATGGGGCACGGCCTGAACAACACCATCCAGGACGTCCTCATCCGGTGGCAGCGCATGACCGGCCGGCCGACGCTCTGGGTGCCCGGTACGGATCACGCGGGCATCGCGACCCAGAACGTGGTGGAGCGACAGCTGAAGTCCGAAGGTCTGACCCGCGACGACCTGGGTCGCGAGGCCTTCGTGGAGCGCGTGTGGACGTTCGTTCGCGATACGGAGCAGCGCATCCTCGGGCAGCTGCGGGCGATCGGCTCGAGCTGCGACTGGACCCGCACCCGCTTCACCCTCGACGAAGGGCTCTCTCGTGCCGTGCGGACGGTCTTCGTGGAGTTGTTCGAGCGGGGGCTCATCTACCGCGGCGAGTACATCATCAATTGGTGTCCGCGCTGTCTCACCGCGCTTTCGAACGAGGAAGCGGAAGGTGAGGAGGTGGAGGGCGCGCTCTATCACCTCCGCTATCCGCTGGCGGCCGAGGCCGCCGAGAGCGCCCGCCTGGCGGCCGAGGCCGGTGCCGCGGCGATCGTGCGCCTGGACGATGGCCGCTGGGCTCTGACCGTCTCGACGACGCGCCCCGAGACGATGCTGGGCGACACCGCCGTGGCCGTGCACTCGGGGGACGAGCGCTACCGCGCCCTGGTGGGCGCTCAGGTGGAGTTGCCGCTGACGGGGCGCACGATTCCAATCGTCGCGGACAGCGCAGTGGATCCGGAGTTCGGCACCGGGATGGTGAAGGTCACTCCGGCCCACGATCTCAGCGACTTCGAGATCGCCCAGCGCACCGGGGCGGAGCTGTTGAACGTGATGACGCCGGATGCGCATCTGAACGAGCTGGTGCCCGCCGCGTTCCAGGGGCTGGACCGCTTCGAGGCCCGCACGGCCGTGATCGAGGCCTTCAAGGCGCAGGGGCTGTTCGCGGGTAGCGAGGTGCACCGGCATTCGGTGCCGCACTGCTACCGCTGCCACACCGTCGTGGAGCCCAGGCTGTCGGAGCAGTGGTTCGTGCGGATGAAGCCCCTGGCGGAGCCGGCCCTGCAGGCCTCCCGCGATGGGACCGTCACGTTCACCCCCGAGCACTGGCAGCGTGTGTACGAGCACTGGATGGAGAACATCCGGGACTGGTGCATCTCCCGACAGTTGTGGTGGGGTCATCGCATTCCCGCCTGGTACTGTGACGACTGCGACGGTACCACCGTGTCCGTCGAAACACCCGACGCCTGTCGTCACTGCGGTGGTGCCCGGCTCTCCCAGGACGCCGACGTGCTGGACACCTGGTTCAGCTCGTGGCTGTGGCCCTTCTCCACGCTCGGATGGCCGGACGACACCGAGGATCTGCGTGCCTTCTATCCGGGAAGCACCTTGGTCACGGGGCCCGACATCCTGTTCTTCTGGGTGGCGCGCATGATCATGGCCGGCTACGCCTTCCTGGGAGAGACTCCCTTCCGCTCGGTGTACCTCAACGGCATCGTACGAGACCGACAGGGCCGCAAGCTGTCCAAGTCCCTGGGCAACGGGATCGACCCCCTGGAGGTCGTCGATCTGTTCGGGGCCGATGCGCTGCGCTTCACCCTGATCAACTCGGCGGCCGTCGGCACCGATATCTACCTGGACCACGAGGACCTCGAGGCATCCTTCGCCCCGGGCCGCAACTTCGCGAACAAGGTGTGGAACGCCGGTCGCTTCGCCCTGATGAACCTGGGCGAGGATCCGGTGCGCCCGGTCGAGGACGTGGCCGCCGACCTGGAGGGGGCGGATCGCTGGATCCTCTCCCGTCTGCAAGGAGCCGCGGCGGGGATCACCCGGGAGATGGAGCGCTATCGCCTGAAGGAGGTGGCCGACCAGGCCTACCACTTCTTCTGGGGCGACCTCGCCGACTGGTACCTGGAGCTGGTGAAGCCGCGGTTGCGCGCGGACGCCGATCCCGCGAACCGGGAGGCGGCGCGCGCGACGCTGGTGCACGTGCTCGACGGCGCCCTGCGCTTGCTGCATCCGCTCGTTCCGTTCGTGACCGAGGCGCTTTGGGCGCGGCTCCCGAGGCCGCAAGGGAGGCCGACGCCGCCGGCCCTCATCGTGGCACCGTGGCCGGCTCCCGAGGAGGCGTGGGCGGACGAGGACGCTGAACAGCGCTTCGGTGAGTTGCAGGAACTGGTGGTGACGGTGCGCAGCCTGCGGAAAGAGTACGGCGTGCCGGAAGGCCAGCCGGTACCGGTTCGCGTTGCGGGCGAGCGAGCCGCAGCCATGGTCGACGGAGCCCACCGTGAGGGCGCAGCACTGGCGCGCCTGGGCGGTATCGCGGAGCTGAGCGAGGCTCCGGGAGCGGGTGTAGGCGCCAGTGCGGTGCTGCACAACGGCGTGGAGGTCTTCGTCCCGCTGGAGGGGCTCATCGATCTCGACCGCGAACGCGAGCGTCTGCAGGCCGAGATCGAGCGCCTGCGTGCCCAGCATCGCCAGACCGCGGCCAAGCTGGACAACGCCAGCTTCGTCGAGCGCGCGCCCGCCGAGGTCGTGGCGCGTGAGCGAGAGAAGGCGGCGCGCTTCCACGACCAGGCCGAGACGCTCGAGCTGAAGCTGCGAGCGCTCACGACGTCATGA
- a CDS encoding Ig-like domain-containing protein produces MKRWVWLLALVGACARQGTIPGGPPDRVPPIVVETRPGPLEVVPEWRQAIVIRFNERISERGGGGSLAEAVLVSPEVEDLKVQHKRDGLEISAPGGFPAGKVYRVLIRPQIQDLFGNTLRDPFELVFSTGPEPVPTVVAGSVLDRLTDQPRELRVDAVEVESGETYPTRSDREGIFALRFLPPGRYRLRAFEDRNRNGAPDFSEPKDELTALLNSGQDTVLYTLRVLEGDSTAARLARVEVRDSLTLELFFDDYLDPDLPLNTVRVRFAPEGEAVADTLPNAERFLHPHQYEELLRERAAVADSAAAAPTPAAPPVRVPVSPLAQTPGGARAEPGKPLPAQNLFVLLDRALPVAVPLKVEVSGVVNIHRILLGGGEASLEREAPPPDTVPAVVDTLGPGVIPAGADTSNVVDSLTVGDTTAVADTVVVPDTIRIFRPLTQAATRRETSTPGQAGVRPHVRAGRR; encoded by the coding sequence ATGAAGCGCTGGGTGTGGCTGCTCGCGCTGGTGGGCGCGTGTGCCCGGCAGGGGACCATTCCCGGAGGACCGCCAGACCGCGTGCCGCCGATCGTTGTCGAGACCCGTCCCGGTCCTCTGGAGGTCGTGCCCGAGTGGCGTCAGGCCATCGTGATCCGCTTCAACGAGCGCATCAGTGAGCGGGGCGGGGGCGGAAGCCTGGCCGAGGCGGTGCTGGTGTCGCCTGAGGTGGAGGACCTCAAGGTCCAGCACAAGCGAGATGGCTTGGAGATCAGCGCCCCGGGCGGTTTCCCGGCGGGGAAGGTCTATCGCGTTCTGATCCGACCCCAGATCCAGGACCTGTTCGGTAACACGCTGCGCGACCCCTTCGAGCTCGTCTTCTCGACCGGTCCTGAGCCGGTCCCTACGGTGGTGGCCGGGAGCGTGCTGGATCGCCTGACCGATCAGCCCCGCGAACTCCGTGTCGACGCCGTGGAGGTGGAGAGCGGTGAGACCTATCCCACCCGCAGCGATCGGGAGGGGATCTTCGCGCTGCGTTTCCTGCCGCCGGGACGGTATCGGCTGCGCGCGTTCGAGGATCGCAACCGCAATGGAGCACCCGACTTCAGTGAGCCCAAAGACGAGCTTACGGCGCTGCTGAACAGCGGGCAGGATACGGTGCTCTACACGCTGCGCGTGCTGGAAGGCGATTCGACCGCGGCGCGGCTGGCACGGGTCGAGGTGCGGGATTCTCTGACCCTGGAGCTGTTCTTCGACGATTACCTGGATCCCGACCTGCCCCTGAACACCGTCCGGGTCCGGTTTGCGCCGGAAGGGGAAGCCGTAGCGGATACGCTGCCGAATGCCGAGCGCTTCCTGCATCCCCACCAGTACGAAGAGTTGCTGCGGGAGCGGGCTGCCGTGGCGGACAGCGCCGCGGCCGCCCCAACGCCCGCTGCTCCGCCCGTCCGTGTGCCGGTCTCCCCGCTCGCGCAGACACCGGGAGGCGCCCGAGCGGAGCCCGGCAAGCCGCTGCCTGCACAGAACCTCTTCGTTCTTCTCGACCGCGCGCTGCCCGTGGCCGTACCGCTGAAGGTCGAGGTCTCCGGCGTCGTCAACATCCACCGCATCCTTCTGGGTGGTGGCGAAGCGTCGTTGGAGCGAGAGGCACCGCCGCCGGACACGGTGCCGGCCGTCGTGGACACCTTGGGCCCCGGGGTCATTCCGGCGGGGGCGGACACGTCCAACGTCGTGGACTCACTGACAGTGGGGGACACGACGGCCGTGGCGGACACCGTGGTGGTACCGGATACCATCCGGATCTTCCGTCCGCTGACCCAGGCGGCGACCCGGCGCGAGACGTCCACGCCAGGGCAGGCGGGAGTCCGGCCTCACGTGAGGGCCGGACGGCGGTGA